From Myotis daubentonii chromosome 15, mMyoDau2.1, whole genome shotgun sequence, one genomic window encodes:
- the MVD gene encoding diphosphomevalonate decarboxylase produces the protein MASEKPYLAVTCTAPVNIAVIKYWGKRDEELILPINSSLSVTLHQDQLKTTTTAVISKDFTEDRIWLNGREEDIGQPRIQACLREIRRLARKRRSGDEEDPLPLSLNYKVHVASVNNFPTAAGLASSASGYACLAYALARVYGVESDLSEVARRGSGSACRSLYGGFVEWQMGEQADGKDSVARQVAPESHWPELRVLILVVSAEKKLTGSTVGMQTSVETSPLLRFRAEAVVPARMAEMIRYVKERNFQGFGELTMKDSNQFHATCLDTFPPISYLNDTSRRIIHLVHRFNAHHGQTKVAYTFDAGPNAVIFTLDDTVAEFVAAVRHSFPPESNGDKFLKGLPVKPGPLSDELKAALGMDPTPGGIKYIIATQVGPGPQILDHPHAHLLGPDGLPKPTV, from the exons ATGGCCTCGGAGAAGCCGTACCTGGCGGTGACCTGCACCGCGCCGGTCAACATCGCGGTCATCAAGTACT GGGGAAAGCGAGATGAGGAGTTGATCCTGCCCATCAACTCCTCCCTCAGTGTCACTTTACACCAGGACCAG TTAAAAACCACTACGACAGCTGTCATTAGCAAGGACTTCACTGAGGACCGGATTTGGCTTAATGGCCGGGAAGAGGACATAGGGCAGCCGCGTATCCAGGCCTGCCTGAGGGAGA tccGCCGCCTGGCCCGAAAGCGGAGGAGTGGTGATGAGGAGGACCCGCTGCCTCTCAGCCTCAACTACAAGGTCCACGTCGCATCGGTGAACAACTTCCCCACAGCCGCAGGCCTGGCCTCCTCAGCTTCAGGCTATGCCTGCCTCG CCTATGCCCTGGCCCGAGTCTATGGGGTCGAGAGTGACCTTTCGGAAGTGGCCCGCCGCGGTTCAGGCAGCGCCTGCCGGAGTCTATACGGCGGTTTCGTGGAGTGGCAGATGGGGGAGCAGGCTGATGGGAAGGACAGCGTTGCCCGGCAGGTGGCCCCTGAATCACACTGGCCTGAACTCCGAGTCCTCATCCTTGTG GTGAGCGCTGAGAAGAAGCTGACTGGCAGCACAGTGGGCATGCAGACCAGCGTGGAGACCAGCCCcctgctcagg TTCCGGGCTGAGGCGGTGGTGCCGGCGCGCATGGCAGAGATGATCCGCTATGTCAAAGAGAGAAATTTCCAGGGCTTTGGTGAGCTGACCATGAAGGACAGCAACCAGTTCCATGCCACCTGCCTGGACACCTTCCCACCCATCTCTTATCTCAACGACACTTCCAGGCGTATCATCCACCTGGTGCACCGCTTCAATGCCCACCATGGGCAGACCAAG GTGGCGTATACATTTGACGCAGGCCCCAACGCGGTGATCTTTACTCTGGATGACACTGTGGCTGAATTTGTGGCTGCCGTGAGGCACAGCTTTCCCCCTGAGTCAAACGGAGACAA gttTCTGAAGGGGCTGCCCGTGAAGCCTGGCCCGCTCTCAGACGAGCTTAAAGCTGCACTGGGCATGGATCCTACCCCCGGCGGCATCAAATACATCATTGCCACTCAG GTGGGGCCCGGGCCTCAAATCCTGGACCACCCTCACGCTCACCTCCTGGGCCCGGACGGCCTACCGAAGCCAACAGTTTGA
- the LOC132217089 gene encoding cytochrome b-245 light chain isoform X1, producing MGQIEWAMWANEQALASGLILITGGIVATAGQFTQWYFGAYSIVAGVFVCLLEYPRGKRRKGSTMERCGQKYMTKVVKLFGPLSRNYYVRAFLHLVLSVPAGFLLATILGTACLAIASGIYLLAATRGEQWTPIESKPKERPQVGGTIKQPPSNPPPRPPAEARKKPSEEEDEAAAGVSSGPQENPIPVTDEVV from the exons ATGGGGCAGATCGAGTGGGCCATGTGGGCCAACGAGCAGGCGCTGGCGTCCGGCCTGA TCCTCATCACGGGCGGCATCGTGGCCACTGCTGGCCAGTTCACCCAGTGGTACTTTGGCGCCTACTCCAT TGTAGCAGGAGTGTTCGTCTGCCTGCTGGAGTATCCCcgggggaagaggagaaagggCTCCACCATGGAGAGATG CGGACAGAAGTACATGACGAAAGTGGTGAAGTTGTTCGGGCCCCTCTCCAGGAATTACTACGTCCGGGCCTTCCTGCACCTTGT gctGTCGGTACCAGCCGGCTTCCTGCTTGCCACCATCCTGGGGACAGCCTGCTTGGCCATAGCGAGTGGCATCTATCTGCTG GCGGCCACCCGTGGTGAGCAGTGGACTCCCATCGAGTCCAAGCCTAAGGAGCGGCCGCAGGTGGGGGGTACCATCAAGCAGCCACCCAGcaaccccccaccccggcccccagccGAGGCCCGCAAGAAGCCCAGTGAGGAGGAAGACGAGGCGGCAGCGGGAGTCTCCAGTGGCCCCCAGGAAAACCCTATCCCAGTGACCGATGAGGTTGTGTGA
- the LOC132217089 gene encoding cytochrome b-245 light chain isoform X3, with the protein MQRGEASMEQTPHQLSAVQSLNAKNQRRGHSAQDFSVAGVFVCLLEYPRGKRRKGSTMERCGQKYMTKVVKLFGPLSRNYYVRAFLHLVLSVPAGFLLATILGTACLAIASGIYLLAATRGEQWTPIESKPKERPQVGGTIKQPPSNPPPRPPAEARKKPSEEEDEAAAGVSSGPQENPIPVTDEVV; encoded by the exons ATGCAACGAGGAGAGGCATCCATGGAGCAGACCCCACATCAGCTGTCAGCGGTGCAGTCTTTAAATGCAAAAAATCAACGAAGGGGTCACAGCGCTCAAGA CTTCAGTGTAGCAGGAGTGTTCGTCTGCCTGCTGGAGTATCCCcgggggaagaggagaaagggCTCCACCATGGAGAGATG CGGACAGAAGTACATGACGAAAGTGGTGAAGTTGTTCGGGCCCCTCTCCAGGAATTACTACGTCCGGGCCTTCCTGCACCTTGT gctGTCGGTACCAGCCGGCTTCCTGCTTGCCACCATCCTGGGGACAGCCTGCTTGGCCATAGCGAGTGGCATCTATCTGCTG GCGGCCACCCGTGGTGAGCAGTGGACTCCCATCGAGTCCAAGCCTAAGGAGCGGCCGCAGGTGGGGGGTACCATCAAGCAGCCACCCAGcaaccccccaccccggcccccagccGAGGCCCGCAAGAAGCCCAGTGAGGAGGAAGACGAGGCGGCAGCGGGAGTCTCCAGTGGCCCCCAGGAAAACCCTATCCCAGTGACCGATGAGGTTGTGTGA
- the LOC132217089 gene encoding cytochrome b-245 light chain isoform X2 gives MQKINEGVTALKILITGGIVATAGQFTQWYFGAYSIVAGVFVCLLEYPRGKRRKGSTMERCGQKYMTKVVKLFGPLSRNYYVRAFLHLVLSVPAGFLLATILGTACLAIASGIYLLAATRGEQWTPIESKPKERPQVGGTIKQPPSNPPPRPPAEARKKPSEEEDEAAAGVSSGPQENPIPVTDEVV, from the exons ATGCAAAAAATCAACGAAGGGGTCACAGCGCTCAAGA TCCTCATCACGGGCGGCATCGTGGCCACTGCTGGCCAGTTCACCCAGTGGTACTTTGGCGCCTACTCCAT TGTAGCAGGAGTGTTCGTCTGCCTGCTGGAGTATCCCcgggggaagaggagaaagggCTCCACCATGGAGAGATG CGGACAGAAGTACATGACGAAAGTGGTGAAGTTGTTCGGGCCCCTCTCCAGGAATTACTACGTCCGGGCCTTCCTGCACCTTGT gctGTCGGTACCAGCCGGCTTCCTGCTTGCCACCATCCTGGGGACAGCCTGCTTGGCCATAGCGAGTGGCATCTATCTGCTG GCGGCCACCCGTGGTGAGCAGTGGACTCCCATCGAGTCCAAGCCTAAGGAGCGGCCGCAGGTGGGGGGTACCATCAAGCAGCCACCCAGcaaccccccaccccggcccccagccGAGGCCCGCAAGAAGCCCAGTGAGGAGGAAGACGAGGCGGCAGCGGGAGTCTCCAGTGGCCCCCAGGAAAACCCTATCCCAGTGACCGATGAGGTTGTGTGA
- the IL17C gene encoding interleukin-17C: MEMLLPGLLLLLWLSAGLAHHGSALRGGPHSHTHGTPRCYSAEELPLGQAPTHLLARAAKWEQTLPVALVSGLEAVGRRRWQERPPAGTQCPVLQPEEVLEADIHQRSISPWRYRVDTDENRYPQKLAVAECLCRGCISARTGRETKALNSVPLHQSLLVLRRRPCSLDASGVPTPGAFAFHAESIRVPIGCTCVLPRVVR; encoded by the exons ATGGAGATG ctcctccctggccttctGCTTCTGCTCTGGCTATCTGCCGGCCTGGCCCACCACGGTTCCGCACTCCGGGGAGGcccccacagccacacccatGGGACCCCACGCTGCTACTCAGCCGAGGAGCTGCCCCTGGGCCAGGCTCCCACACACCTACTGGCTCGAGCTGCCAAGTGGGAGCAGACTTTGCCAGTCGCCCTGGTGTCCGGCCTGGAGGCAGTGGGCCGtaggaggtggcaggagaggcccccagctgggacccagTGTCCGGTGCTGCAGCCTGAGGAGGTGCTAGAAGCCGACATCCACCAGCGCTCCATCTCGCCCTGGCGATACCG TGTGGACACAGACGAGAACCGCTACCCACAGAAGCTGGCCGTCGCTGAGTGTCTGTGCAGGGGTTGCATCAGCGCCAGGACCGGCCGCGAGACAAAAGCGCTCAATTCTGTGCCGCTGCACCAGAGCCTGCTGGTGCTGCGCCGCCGGCCCTGCTCCCTGGACGCATCCGGGGTGCCCACGCCCGGGGCCTTTGCCTTCCACGCGGAGTCCATCAGAGTGCCCATCGGCTGCACCTGCGTCCTGCCCAGGGTGGTACGGTGA